The window aatatttacttgatCATTTACctacaaataaatttcatagaaataaaataaactggttactaaaataacaataattcgTAGAAaccaatgttattttttttgggtaACATTTAAAACGCAGGACATTTAGTAATCTTCATTTGCCTAGACCAACAAGTGCCTCGTCCATGAGTTCATCATCAGTGATACACGGTGATGCTGATGGTATTAATCGTGGTGATTCTGATGGACTTTTAACAGTATTTAATATAGTACTGATTGATGGATTGGGTGAAAAAGATGATGTTGGCAATTGTGATGTTATTGGTAATGGTGCTATTGGTAAAGGTGGTGGTGTATTTCTTCTAACCGGTGTTTGTAAACTAATAGCTCTATCTGTTATTGTTGAAATAGCAACTTTATTAACATCTTTTGGTGTTGAAAAATCTAACAACATATCACCAACATCTGGTATTATATTTGGTACTGGTGTTTTTGATTTAACTGGCAtatcaattgttgttgttgttgatgatacaCTTGGAATTACTGTtggattttgatttttttcaattatttttctatcatctgttattttgtatttatttaatgcagCATCAGCTGGTTTTGTACTTAAATTTAAACTCTCTGATAATAATGCAATTGTATTTGGATTattacttgatgatgatgctgatgatgatgatgatgatgatgacgatgtaAATGTTGGAGTTATTTTTGACGTAATTAAATCAGCAACATTTGTTGTATCTGTATTTGCatgtgatgataaaatattaattaaagtatcattattattgttgttattattattgttattattgttattatgtgTACTATCAACTGATGAAACATTTTTAAGAAATGCAGAAGTTGATAAGGATCTTTGATTGGCAGTTAAATCTTTGGATTCAATGTCTGGTTGCATTGATAAATTAGTGGGCACATCAGTATCATGAGAAGTTAAAATTGCCGATGAAGACGATAATATTGGTGTTAAAGATGTTGCAACAGATACTAAAACTGGATCTGAAGAAATAGATGATAACAAGGAAGATGATGAAGACGCTGTTGTTATAGTAGAAGCTGCAGTAGTAATATTTGCGGAAATTATTGGTATTGTTGAAACAGTTGTGGAAGATGAAGATGACTGAAGACTCGTTGAAGCATCAGCTGCATtactcaaatttaaaattggcaTTGTAGTCAATGACAAATTATctggtgttgttgatgttgttgatactAAACTTGCATCAACAACGTCAATAGATTTTTGATTACTcgataaatttgtattttgaatAGTTTGATTTTTAGattgttcaattttaattgttgaatcaattaatttattttgttctgTTGACAaagttgttgttgctgttgttgttgcagtgattgttgttgttgtcactGCTGTTGTAATTGTTACTGCTAGTGGAGGTGATGTTATTATTGCTAGCGGTGTCGGTGGAGTTGTTGTAGGTGaaggtgttgttgttgttaatactACTGTTGTTGATGctattgctgttgttgttgctattgttgttgctgctgctgttgtcgTTGCTGCTACtgatgatgctgttgttgttttttcattagttgattttttatcagaAGAATCAGCATTAATACGTGCTGATAATTTTggtatttgaaaatttgtatctaattgtttattaataagtcCTTCAACAACTAATTGTGgtgaaaaatttgttatatttgaCATTGATGAATGtgttaaaagtttaaatgaaCGTTCACTTTCAATATCATCACGTAATGGTGATGGACTTAATTTTCTtgaatcaattgtttttgtaccaaataaacttttatcaattgattttggTTGTCTTTGTTTATCGCGATTTCTACTTAAATCAGTTGCACCTGAATTTGACATTTTTGGTGAACCACTTGATGTTTttgtacttgaattttttgttgtaataccACTTGTATTTgatgtattaatatttgatgttaatttttgtgttgatgataatttttgacCTGATAATCcgattttatttgacattgatGATGTCGTTGATGCGCCCTGTTGACTCAACActtttattgatgatgttgattgtGGTTTTTTCGAAGCTGGTCCAGAATTTACACCAGGCTTCAGGCCAGTGTGAGTCTTGGGCGATCCGTTTCCCGacgaggatgatgatgatgaagaagatgatgatgacgatgatgatgaagatgtttTATCAACTGGTATTAATCCACTcgtactactactactactactacttgTTGATGCTTTCGTATTTGTTCCTGTTTTTGAATCTTTAACAcgtgttttattaattgttattttcataCCATCTAAACTATGTTTAACCATATATTCAGCTGGATTTTTTGATTCTAATGAAGGACTATTTTTACCACTATTTTTACCATCACCACTTGTTTTAGTTGATGTACTTGATGTCTTTTCTTTTTGACATGTTTCACTcgttgtggttgttgttggtgatgtTTTTGCAgcattaccaccaccaccaccattaccaccattaccaccatTATTACCAGGATCATCAGTAACATGTTgggcattttttaatttatcaataactgCACTTAATGAACCTTTACGATTTCTTGCTTGTAATTGTGCTGTTGCTGATTTACACATATCAGTACTACCAGATGGTGGTGTACTACTACCACTACttggtaatgatgatgatgttgtatcACCAGTAGTACAACTtggtaataattcaatttgttttaatttattacttgatgattttgtttttgGACTTTGATGTCCAGAATTTCCACTTGTAAATAATATGccagttgttgttgtcgttgttgtaGTTGtgattgttgttgctgttgctgatgTAGTAGTAATTGCTGTTGTTGTCGATGAAGACGatgatggattttttttatctttatcacgGCTACTTGTATCtttacttgatgatgatgatgattttgtttttgatacaGTTACTTCACTACTTGTTTTACTACACGACGACGATGacgacgacgatgatgatgatgctgatggtgAATTATTAGCAGCTGATTTTAATGCTGATATACTTGGTTTACCAGAACTTGTTGAACCACCATGTTTTGGTGATGATGTACCATGCTTTGGACTAACACTTGCTGATGAATGTTTTGGACTATTGTATACTGGTGAATGTTTTGGACTTGGTAATGATTtacttgatgttgatgttgttgatgatgatgttgctgttgtaTTTGGACttgttattgattgtttaattgttgttgttgttgatgatttaccaACAAGTGCCAATGGACTTGTATGTGTTGGTGATGGATTAAATTTTCTCAATGTTGTTGCTGGTGATGATGGACGTGTTGTTATATTTGTTTGTGTTTCAGTTGGTTTAATACTAACTGATACGGGTTTTGATAATGgatcttgttgttgttttggTGGTAATTTATCTGGTGGACCCATTGGACTATcttctctttttcttttacgttttttttctaatcttcctttatcatcatttgttttttttctatctttacGTTCATCTGATGTTACTGGTTTTATTGTTGCACCAGTTATTggtgttattgttattgaacTTGGTAAATTTGTTTGTGGTGTTGATGATATTGGTATTATTTCAATACCCGGACGTCTTTCTAAACCCATACCAGTTAATAcagaattataatttgttgtttGTGTTATATTACTATTTGTTA is drawn from Aphidius gifuensis isolate YNYX2018 linkage group LG3, ASM1490517v1, whole genome shotgun sequence and contains these coding sequences:
- the LOC122852530 gene encoding LOW QUALITY PROTEIN: mediator of RNA polymerase II transcription subunit 1 (The sequence of the model RefSeq protein was modified relative to this genomic sequence to represent the inferred CDS: inserted 4 bases in 2 codons) translates to MDVANGQKPHGGQLSTGGGTGLDKNNDWQMELLMEKLRSKSSAFKSLVETAKNLRMAMLDKRFSIDSVEKGQLQKCLDTEIARQLNSLQSMAKSSTGLKFMMASSELXVFISSEVLFEPSGIVKDVKIHHEGKNEQQSCEELVSCLSRGDFVDFTAQLEGLSSIYQLNAEKKIKCKAFXRWLMVALQTFINVHKSPVGILEKRKGGHAMKLTYFVSPYDLINQDNRKCDQLSSEAVITRKIGHSVTVCMEGSTAHKLPTSNIITVNRSPTGKNTPSYASLTGSNSSMLPACFVLKLGKKMPMCLELIYRIQKVTELECTDVTKPQPLLSLIVQHSSNGQLDCRYNRSLFVTLPDQQHCYFMTENKSMEGVLIGSIPFTHPAHVPQILVYLRQQALFNTLLTSCVRSMSCNNIENATMFEISALSWQHMSVSLEHPFEETMATVELDLTDISALKCKLYGVLLTNTEQTSDIISKVLQKCLSIPVTMRALIKTWEGKNLMPISNFGSGTNGTNGGSGGGGGNGNNNNNNNNNNNNNNNNNNNNGNTTNGTTNYGNNERDQNGHDTSNSMTDFTNGDNKIQPENGLNGNAINNNNNRLSTALLPTTSISSSSITTTNQQQQSFLDAGTENSIGFPSFSGQADTLLLSSSLSSTATTATTPSATLNSFFNQDKNLPSSSTVTTSIITTTTTTPPPTTTAAAAITTTIISSSSLTTMTTAAAATTTTTTTTATVSIVDRPKKRKRKTADGTWRSPKNKNDDTNDILLESSSSDSTPLGTPTNSRDANGTRTPTPTSINIIGNLDISNIDTSDFISGDTRSSNEYDIDNDNEIMEVHDLPDDYTEIIKRDKKSRKNRDDKKSPNVFDESKNNNLIPPSVSITPITNSNITQTTNYNSVLTGMGLERRPGIEIIPISSTPQTNLPSSITITPITGATIKPVTSDERKDRKKTNDDKGRLEKKRKRKREDSPMGPPDKLPPKQQQDPLSKPVSVSIKPTETQTNITTRPSSPATTLRKFNPSPTHTSPLALVGKSSTTTTIKQSITSPNTTATSSSTTSTSSKSLPSPKHSPVYNSPKHSSASVSPKHGTSSPKHGGSTSSGKPSISALKSAANNSPSASSSSSSSSSSCSKTSSEVTVSKTKSSSSSSKDTSSRDKDKKNPSSSSSTTTAITTTSATATTITTTTTTTTTGILFTSGNSGHQSPKTKSSSNKLKQIELLPSCTTGDTTSSSLPSSGSSTPPSGSTDMCKSATAQLQARNRKGSLSAVIDKLKNAQHVTDDPGNNGGNGGNGGGGGNAAKTSPTTTTTSETCQKEKTSSTSTKTSGDGKNSGKNSPSLESKNPAEYMVKHSLDGMKITINKTRVKDSKTGTNTKASTSSSSSSSTSGLIPVDKTSSSSSSSSSSSSSSSSSGNGSPKTHTGLKPGVNSGPASKKPQSTSSIKVLSQQGASTTSSMSNKIGLSGQKLSSTQKLTSNINTSNTSGITTKNSSTKTSSGSPKMSNSGATDLSRNRDKQRQPKSIDKSLFGTKTIDSRKLSPSPLRDDIESERSFKLLTHSSMSNITNFSPQLVVEGLINKQLDTNFQIPKLSARINADSSDKKSTNEKTTTASSVAATTTAAATTIATTTAIASTTVVLTTTTPSPTTTPPTPLAIITSPPLAVTITTAVTTTTITATTTATTTLSTEQNKLIDSTIKIEQSKNQTIQNTNLSSNQKSIDVVDASLVSTTSTTPDNLSLTTMPILNLSNAADASTSLQSSSSSTTVSTIPIISANITTAASTITTASSSSSLLSSISSDPVLVSVATSLTPILSSSSAILTSHDTDVPTNLSMQPDIESKDLTANQRSLSTSAFLKNVSSVDSTHNNNNNNNNNNNNNDTLINILSSHANTDTTNVADLITSKITPTFTSSSSSSSSSASSSSNNPNTIALLSESLNLSTKPADAALNKYKITDDRKIIEKNQNPTVIPSVSSTTTTIDMPVKSKTPVPNIIPDVGDMLLDFSTPKDVNKVAISTITDRAISLQTPVRRNTPPPLPIAPLPITSQLPTSSFSPNPSISTILNTVKSPSESPRLIPSASPCITDDELMDEALVGLGK